The genomic region ATTAAGTTCCATATGTggctttcttttcaatttgacGACCATTGAGGGAATTCCGTCCAATACATAACGACAGCTACTTTTTCTGTCACTTGCTGTTAATTGTGGAGGGAAAACGTGGATATTTGCAGGGAAAAACAACAACTTGGTGGACCATTACACCATCTTTCTTCTATTTAAATCTTATTTGTTCTTGCATTTAGTAGGAAAAATGTAAATGTGAATAACGAGTCCATTTACCTAACCTCAAATCTAATACCTAatcaacatattttaataccaatattataaaaaaaaattattttatttcattccattcttatttaaaaacaaaaatgttagaaaaataaaatattttttagatattatttttctccaaaatctatcattttaattaagcACGACAAAATGtaatgaattttcaattattattaggttaaattacatcaaactcccttaaagtttgatataattacgaatactccctcgttgtttgaaaaattgcaatacCTCCctatgtttgatgaaattatgtaatccttggatggaggtatgaaattgtcaactctGCCctgttcttttttatttttttaaaaagaattaaaaacttataaaaaaaatcgaatgggatggatgataaaatttaaaaattataaaataatattatccagttagtccttgaaaaaaataaaattataatttttaatccacaagagtattttggtcagttcatcataaaaatagatgaaaacctaacggattgggctaattgttgGACGATTGTTAAAATCATgggggtattgataattttttaaaaaatgaggaggtatttgtatttatataaaacctCAGAGgaagttgttgtaatttacccttagtATTATGCACAAAATAGATAtgttagaaattaattaaaaattttcaataaagaaaaagagatataaaaattatgattaattatatcgAACTCTCCTAAGATTTGTCataatgacaaataatttctcgttatttaaaaaattataaatatcttttgaaattaacgatcataaaatacccttataatgATATGTTATGAGaggatatttgttagacaattattaatatcagagGTAATTGTGATCTTTTGAATAATGAgaagataattacaaatatgataaattccAGGGAGtactttgtaatattttatttttattgtgtgaattcctttttgatttttatatatttttccaatatttgttttaaggtagtagaaaatatatctttatCGCAATacgtttattttttacttgatTTATAGCAAGGAAAGAATAGTTTCTCCATCTTTACTCCCTTCTGTTCCTTTGTCCTTCTTCTCCTTTCAAACCCTAATTACGACGCACTTCACAGAAGTTTTTCGTGTATTTCTGATCAAATTGTTGAggattttttgtttctctaaAGCTTGGATCCGTACTGCTGCTGTTGAGGTAAACGTGATGGCACTTTGTTCCGTGTTTTTGCAGTGTTCAAAGTGTTGCCACcgctttttttttggggggtgAATGCTGTTATTGCGAtttgaaagaattaattttgatttgtttgtgATGATTTTGTTACGGAATTTACGTTATATCGCCTAGTGAATGGTTACGTCGCTGAAATTTCAGTTTATGTGAATAAAGTTTGCAGATTATTTcgtaaattttgttttatcgTTTCAGTCAAGAGCTGATCAGGCTGCTAGAAGTACGATTTCTTTCATCACTTACTGTTGAAATCgagatatattatatttgcgCTCTTTTTGGGTCTTTGTGAGTAATGGACATGTTTATTtggtataataatatttaggcACTGAAAGTCAAATTTAATGTGCTTTGAATGAAGGCTTTTTTGTTCCATCTTGCGAAGCTTTAatccttttgtcttttctaGAACCTGGATAAATTTTCtcatgataatttaatatgctTTTTGTACTCCATGACGTCAATCCATGAGTAGTTTTTTCCTCATTGGCATTGATGTGGtgctttaaattttaaagatatTGTGGAATATAGCTTTATTGTGTATCGTATACGGTTTCTCACTTTCAGGAATCCAACAGGAATAATGGCACTTGCACGGCGTTACCAGCCACAAGGTAGTCATTTTTGCAGTGATGGCAAGTCATCTTATGGTAGAAACAGCAGGACTGCTGCTAACTACAACTGGAACTATGATAGCCGCCCCTACAATACAAAATACTGTATGCCAAATCATGATTCGACGTATGATTTCACTGGAAATTTAATGCTGAATGGACAAAATCATGATCATGTTTGGCCCGATGCTGTCCCTGCtacaaaaaggagaaagcTCTCAGATATGCCCTGTCAAAGCACTTGGAGACCCTATCAACACCACACCAGATACGGAAGTGGTCTTGAGGATCATGCTTACCTGTTGCAACCTGTACCTCCCCAGTTTGTCAACACTTACTACAATGCCCCTTTAGCCTGCAACAAGAGTTCAGCTGTTGTTGCCCCAACCACACCTGATGACTCCAGTGCTTATGCCTTAACTACCTCCAAACGGGATCGCTCAAAGTTTGAAGATGCCGAGGAAGTGATTTTTATGTCGAGAGATGAGATAGAAAGGTGCTCACCTTCAAGAAAAGATGGAATTGATGTCCTGCATGAGACACATTTACGATACTCGTATTGTGCATTCCTTCATAATCTCGGTGTTCGGCTTGATCTGTAAGCTATTTATCTTGCAAGATATTTACAAGCAGTTTGCTATTAAGTATTGTTGTTCTATATTCTATCTTGAGAGTTTGTTTCACTGACAAATCTTTTATGCATTTACAGTCCACAGACCACTGTTGGAACTGCCATGGTTCTGTGCCATCGTTTCTTTGTTCGCCGTTCTCATGCCTCTCATGATAGATTTGTAAGTTTCTAATCTATTAAGATTTAAGATGGCATTTTGTCTTTc from Sesamum indicum cultivar Zhongzhi No. 13 linkage group LG3, S_indicum_v1.0, whole genome shotgun sequence harbors:
- the LOC105156983 gene encoding cyclin-T1-4-like isoform X1 — encoded protein: MALARRYQPQGSHFCSDGKSSYGRNSRTAANYNWNYDSRPYNTKYCMPNHDSTYDFTGNLMLNGQNHDHVWPDAVPATKRRKLSDMPCQSTWRPYQHHTRYGSGLEDHAYLLQPVPPQFVNTYYNAPLACNKSSAVVAPTTPDDSSAYALTTSKRDRSKFEDAEEVIFMSRDEIERCSPSRKDGIDVLHETHLRYSYCAFLHNLGVRLDLPQTTVGTAMVLCHRFFVRRSHASHDRFLLATAALFLASKSEETPRPLNDVLRASCEMLHKQDCEFLPYMLPIDWFDQYREQILGAEQLILTTLNFELGVQHPYESLTSTLQKLGFSQSVLVHLALSLVSEGVYRGLACSPYDISSWRLMCCSSMFCFSSEVDLEISCGCLFHADTLMTCSLAIEDSSWMTQTNIAIWTF
- the LOC105156983 gene encoding cyclin-T1-4-like isoform X2; translation: MALARRYQPQGSHFCSDGKSSYGRNSRTAANYNWNYDSRPYNTKYCMPNHDSTYDFTGNLMLNGQNHDHVWPDAVPATKRRKLSDMPCQSTWRPYQHHTRYGSGLEDHAYLLQPVPPQFVNTYYNAPLACNKSSAVVAPTTPDDSSAYALTTSKRDRSKFEDAEEVIFMSRDEIERCSPSRKDGIDVLHETHLRYSYCAFLHNLGVRLDLPQTTVGTAMVLCHRFFVRRSHASHDRFLLATAALFLASKSEETPRPLNDVLRASCEMLHKQDCEFLPYMLPIDWFDQYREQILGAEQLILTTLNFELGVQHPYESLTSTLQKLGFSQSVLVHLALSLVSEGLRSSLWLQFKPHHIAAGAAYLAAKILNMNLDSCHKVWHEFHAPPSVLRDVAHQLMELF